The following coding sequences lie in one Candidatus Caccoplasma merdavium genomic window:
- a CDS encoding site-2 protease family protein codes for METFLIKAAQLMLSLSILVFIHELGHFFFSRLFKVRVEKFYLFFDPWFSLFKYKPKNSDTEYGIGWLPLGGYVKIAGMIDESMDKEQMAQPEQPWEFRSKPAWQRLLIMTAGVINNFLLALVIYAMIAFVWGETVLPIKNIGNGIVYGEVAQNAGFRDGDIPLTADGKTLYDFSGETIRAMAEAHEVEVMRNGEVVKLTLPDDLMLQLIGANQRFASCRMPVVVQNAVAGYGAAKAGMQEGDSIIAVNGTATPDYTDFTAALGSHMGASADISFVRNGEEMTLPVAVN; via the coding sequence ATGGAAACTTTTCTGATAAAAGCCGCACAACTCATGCTCAGCCTCTCGATTCTGGTCTTTATCCACGAATTGGGACACTTCTTTTTTTCGAGACTCTTCAAGGTGAGAGTCGAGAAATTCTATCTCTTTTTCGACCCGTGGTTTTCCCTGTTCAAATACAAGCCCAAAAACAGCGACACCGAATATGGCATCGGTTGGCTGCCTCTGGGCGGATATGTAAAAATCGCCGGCATGATCGACGAATCGATGGACAAGGAGCAGATGGCTCAACCCGAACAGCCTTGGGAATTCCGCTCCAAACCGGCCTGGCAACGGTTGCTCATCATGACGGCCGGCGTCATCAACAATTTCCTGCTCGCGCTCGTCATCTATGCCATGATTGCCTTTGTGTGGGGCGAAACGGTACTTCCCATCAAAAACATCGGCAACGGAATCGTCTATGGCGAAGTGGCGCAAAACGCCGGATTTCGTGACGGCGACATTCCCTTGACCGCCGACGGAAAGACCCTGTATGATTTCTCGGGCGAGACAATCCGCGCCATGGCCGAAGCCCACGAAGTAGAAGTCATGCGCAACGGTGAAGTGGTGAAACTCACCCTCCCCGACGACCTCATGTTGCAACTCATCGGCGCCAACCAGCGTTTTGCCAGCTGCCGCATGCCGGTGGTTGTCCAGAATGCCGTCGCCGGTTACGGGGCCGCCAAAGCCGGCATGCAGGAGGGCGACAGCATCATTGCCGTGAACGGAACAGCCACACCCGACTACACCGACTTCACCGCTGCCCTCGGCTCGCACATGGGAGCTTCGGCCGACATATCTTTTGTGCGCAACGGCGAAGAAATGACGCTCCCTGTCGCCGTCAACG
- a CDS encoding 1-deoxy-D-xylulose-5-phosphate reductoisomerase — protein sequence MGTKRQLAILGSTGSIGTQALQVIAEHADLFEVYALTANHNVDLLIEQARRFSPEAVVIADETLYPKLKEALSDLPIKTFAGSDAIAQIVEAQPIDMVLTAMMGYAGLYPTIRAIKAGKAIALANKETLVVAGELITRLALENRVPIIPVDSEHSAIFQCLAGENDNAIEKIILTASGGPFRTLSAEELKHVTKNEALKHPNWKMGAKITIDSASMMNKGFEVIEAQWLFNVTPDQIEVAVHPQSIVHSMVQFQDGAIKAQLGLPNMKLPIQYAFAYPHRLPSSDPKPRLEHYMSLTFERPDTDRFPLLGYAYEAMRQGGNMPCIMNAANEIVVEAFLHDRIAFTDMPRLIARAMDEVAFVATPTYDDYVATDAEARRRTREWI from the coding sequence ATGGGAACAAAAAGACAACTGGCCATATTGGGCTCGACCGGCTCCATCGGGACACAGGCTCTGCAAGTCATCGCCGAACACGCCGACCTTTTTGAAGTTTACGCCCTCACGGCAAACCACAATGTCGACCTACTGATAGAACAAGCTCGCCGCTTCTCGCCCGAGGCCGTCGTCATTGCCGACGAAACCCTCTACCCCAAACTGAAAGAGGCCCTGAGCGACCTCCCGATAAAGACCTTCGCGGGAAGCGATGCCATCGCCCAAATCGTCGAAGCCCAACCCATCGACATGGTGCTCACCGCCATGATGGGATATGCCGGCCTCTACCCCACCATACGAGCCATCAAAGCGGGGAAAGCCATCGCCCTGGCCAACAAAGAGACACTGGTCGTGGCCGGGGAACTCATCACCCGCCTGGCGCTTGAAAACAGAGTGCCCATTATCCCCGTCGACTCGGAGCACTCGGCCATTTTCCAATGCCTGGCCGGTGAAAACGACAACGCCATCGAGAAAATCATTCTCACGGCATCGGGCGGCCCGTTCCGCACCTTATCGGCCGAAGAATTGAAACATGTCACCAAAAACGAAGCGCTCAAACACCCCAACTGGAAAATGGGCGCCAAAATCACCATCGACTCCGCCTCGATGATGAACAAAGGCTTTGAGGTCATCGAAGCCCAATGGCTGTTCAATGTCACTCCCGACCAAATCGAGGTAGCCGTACACCCCCAGTCGATTGTGCACTCCATGGTGCAATTCCAGGACGGAGCCATCAAAGCGCAACTGGGGCTTCCCAACATGAAGCTCCCCATACAATACGCTTTTGCTTATCCGCACCGGCTGCCCAGCTCCGACCCCAAACCCCGACTCGAACATTACATGTCGCTCACCTTCGAACGCCCCGACACCGACAGGTTTCCCCTTCTCGGTTACGCCTACGAGGCCATGCGCCAAGGCGGCAACATGCCCTGCATCATGAATGCCGCCAATGAAATCGTCGTGGAGGCGTTCCTGCACGACCGCATCGCCTTCACCGACATGCCCCGCCTCATCGCCCGGGCCATGGACGAAGTGGCATTTGTCGCCACCCCCACTTACGACGATTATGTCGCCACCGATGCCGAAGCCCGTCGCCGTACCAGGGAATGGATTTGA
- a CDS encoding M23 family metallopeptidase, giving the protein MQTGNKIKSVWKKLRFSYKLTIFNEHTLEQVLMFRISRLTVILSMLIAVLIIGALTIYLITRTPLRRTLPGYVSPEMRSQIVDNALAVDSLTRIVNINKAYLDNLANIFSGNIPLDSIDINSEQTLQTYSIDSLLPASNATNSFLRKYAEEGKYTLDVFNQNVADNLIFYPPVKGRVTQTYNPQRRIFGIRITPPRQSPVAAVLDGTVIATYFTAEEGYVIEVQHNNNYISIYRCNDRLLKSVGQKVSEGENIAISGNLIEGKIRPYVEFQLWHQGVPLNPSEYIHF; this is encoded by the coding sequence ATGCAGACAGGCAACAAAATAAAATCGGTGTGGAAAAAGCTCCGGTTTTCCTACAAACTCACCATCTTCAACGAGCACACGTTGGAGCAGGTCCTGATGTTTCGCATTTCGCGACTGACGGTGATTCTATCGATGCTCATCGCCGTGCTAATTATCGGAGCACTCACCATCTACCTCATCACCCGCACCCCGCTGCGTCGCACCTTACCGGGGTATGTGAGCCCCGAAATGCGGAGCCAAATCGTCGACAACGCCCTTGCCGTCGACTCGCTGACCCGCATTGTCAACATCAACAAAGCCTATCTCGACAATCTCGCCAACATTTTTTCGGGCAATATTCCCCTCGACTCCATCGACATCAACAGCGAGCAAACGCTGCAAACCTACTCCATCGACTCGCTCCTGCCGGCTTCCAACGCCACCAACTCATTCCTGCGCAAATATGCCGAAGAGGGGAAATACACGCTCGATGTGTTTAACCAAAACGTAGCCGACAACCTCATATTCTATCCGCCGGTGAAGGGCCGGGTGACCCAGACATACAATCCCCAACGCCGCATCTTCGGCATACGCATCACCCCGCCTCGCCAGTCGCCCGTGGCGGCGGTACTCGACGGGACGGTCATCGCCACCTATTTCACCGCAGAAGAGGGATATGTCATCGAAGTGCAACACAACAACAACTACATATCGATATACCGATGCAACGACCGACTGCTGAAATCGGTCGGGCAAAAAGTCTCCGAGGGCGAAAACATCGCCATATCGGGGAATCTTATCGAAGGGAAGATACGCCCGTATGTCGAATTTCAACTTTGGCACCAGGGCGTGCCCTTGAATCCATCGGAATATATTCATTTCTGA
- a CDS encoding OmpA family protein, producing MKTKKHVWGVGAMVAALLFWTGTSATAQTLVVEEEIVEVQPLPGTQYYSAKGPRSNWFMSVGAGTQTYVKSLHRGKQQFTLALDVAAGKWITPYLALRLDFMGGSVKKMWPRVGEPQGARYVALYGDLMWDLTNALGGYDPMRIVSFRPFAGVGAMYTFKNDMAGRDTYLFPVSAGININFRLCHYADFFIEGRANMMGNNFSEQFWASRRIETIVSAVAGITVKFGKERFNSYNPYAEQALVSAMNQRINDLREELEDCESRPLPPPEKVVVYKTAPAPVDTTPKCQGKLMSVVRFSINSAEIAPVEMVNIYNVAQYMKANKSCTLVVTGYADEKTGTPAYNKQLSQKRAQAVMDTLIKQYNIPAGRIEMVAGGSTSQPYPQDNSWNRIVLFSTK from the coding sequence ATGAAAACAAAAAAACATGTTTGGGGGGTGGGGGCAATGGTTGCTGCACTCCTGTTTTGGACAGGAACAAGTGCGACAGCACAAACCCTTGTCGTCGAGGAAGAAATCGTCGAGGTTCAACCCTTGCCCGGTACGCAGTATTACAGCGCCAAGGGGCCGAGAAGCAACTGGTTCATGTCGGTGGGTGCCGGTACGCAGACCTATGTCAAGTCGCTCCATCGCGGCAAGCAGCAATTTACGTTGGCTCTCGATGTGGCAGCCGGAAAGTGGATTACCCCTTATCTTGCCCTGCGTCTCGATTTCATGGGCGGTAGTGTCAAAAAAATGTGGCCCCGTGTAGGTGAACCGCAAGGTGCCCGTTATGTGGCTCTTTATGGCGACTTGATGTGGGACCTCACCAATGCTCTCGGCGGTTACGACCCCATGCGTATCGTGTCGTTCAGACCTTTTGCCGGTGTGGGTGCCATGTATACGTTCAAAAACGACATGGCCGGGCGTGATACCTACCTCTTCCCCGTGTCGGCCGGTATCAACATCAACTTCCGCCTTTGCCACTATGCCGACTTCTTTATCGAGGGCCGTGCCAACATGATGGGCAATAACTTCTCCGAGCAGTTTTGGGCAAGCCGCCGCATAGAGACGATTGTTTCGGCAGTTGCCGGTATCACCGTGAAATTCGGAAAAGAGCGTTTCAACTCTTACAATCCCTATGCCGAACAGGCTCTTGTCTCGGCCATGAACCAGCGCATCAATGATTTGCGCGAGGAACTCGAAGATTGTGAGAGTCGTCCCTTGCCTCCTCCCGAGAAAGTCGTCGTTTATAAAACGGCCCCCGCACCCGTCGACACCACGCCCAAATGCCAGGGAAAACTTATGTCGGTGGTGCGTTTCTCCATCAACAGTGCCGAGATAGCTCCTGTCGAGATGGTCAACATCTACAACGTGGCTCAGTACATGAAGGCAAATAAGAGCTGCACCTTGGTCGTTACCGGCTATGCCGATGAGAAAACCGGTACGCCGGCCTACAACAAGCAGTTGAGTCAGAAACGGGCACAGGCGGTGATGGACACACTCATCAAGCAGTACAACATACCGGCCGGTCGCATCGAGATGGTGGCCGGTGGCAGCACCAGCCAACCCTATCCGCAGGATAACAGTTGGAATCGCATCGTGCTTTTCTCGACCAAGTAA
- the leuB gene encoding 3-isopropylmalate dehydrogenase produces MKLKIAVLPGDGIGPEIVGQALQVTEAVCKRFGHELSHQHALVGACAIDRCGNPYPEETHKLCMESDAVLFGAIGDPKYDNNPSAKVRPEQGLLGMRKQLGLYANIRPVTTFASLLHKSPLRRDIVEGTDLMCIRELTGGIYFGRPQGRSEDGNVAYDTCVYSREEVERIVRLAYKYARQRRQKVTVVDKANVLCTSRLWREVAQAIARENADITTEYMFVDNAAMQLVQFPSRFDVIVTENMFGDILTDEASVITGSLGMLPSASIGIHTSVFEPIHGSYPQAAGKDIANPVATILSAALMFEYAFGLMEEGAAIRRAVAASLEAGVVTEDICGDGKAYKCSEVGRWITDYIAQGK; encoded by the coding sequence ATGAAATTGAAAATCGCTGTACTGCCGGGCGACGGCATCGGACCCGAAATCGTGGGACAAGCCCTGCAAGTCACCGAAGCCGTGTGCAAACGCTTCGGCCATGAACTTTCACACCAACACGCCTTGGTGGGGGCCTGTGCCATCGACCGTTGCGGGAATCCCTACCCCGAAGAGACTCACAAACTGTGCATGGAATCCGACGCGGTATTGTTCGGTGCCATCGGCGACCCCAAGTATGACAACAACCCCTCGGCCAAAGTACGTCCCGAGCAAGGGTTGCTGGGCATGCGCAAGCAACTGGGGCTCTATGCCAACATACGCCCCGTCACCACCTTCGCTTCGCTCCTGCACAAGTCACCCCTGCGTCGCGACATCGTAGAAGGCACCGACCTCATGTGCATACGCGAACTCACCGGCGGCATCTACTTCGGTCGCCCGCAAGGACGCAGCGAAGACGGGAACGTGGCCTACGATACCTGCGTGTATAGCCGCGAAGAGGTGGAGCGTATCGTGCGCCTCGCCTACAAATATGCCCGCCAACGCCGGCAGAAAGTAACGGTGGTCGACAAAGCCAACGTGCTCTGCACCTCGCGTCTGTGGCGCGAAGTGGCCCAGGCAATCGCCCGTGAAAACGCCGACATCACGACCGAATACATGTTTGTCGACAATGCGGCCATGCAGCTCGTGCAGTTCCCGAGCCGCTTCGACGTCATCGTGACCGAAAACATGTTCGGCGACATTCTCACCGACGAAGCCTCGGTCATCACCGGTTCGCTGGGCATGCTCCCCTCGGCCTCGATAGGCATACACACCTCGGTATTCGAGCCGATACACGGCTCCTACCCCCAAGCCGCCGGCAAGGACATCGCCAACCCCGTGGCCACGATACTCTCGGCCGCACTGATGTTTGAATATGCTTTCGGCCTCATGGAAGAGGGTGCCGCCATACGCCGTGCCGTAGCCGCTTCGCTCGAAGCCGGTGTCGTTACCGAAGACATCTGCGGCGACGGGAAAGCCTACAAATGCTCCGAAGTGGGCCGGTGGATTACCGACTACATCGCCCAAGGGAAATAA
- a CDS encoding 2-isopropylmalate synthase: protein MRIEILDTTLRDGEQTSGVSFAPQEKLSIARLLLSELHVDRIEIASARVSEGEFQSVKQVCAWANKQDFLNRVEILGFIDKGISIRWIKEAGGKIINLLCKGSLRHCREQLKKSPEEHIADIMAEIALARENGMQVNIYLEDWSNGMIHSPEYVYQLMDALHGEEIEHFMLPDTLGILNPYQCFEFCTTMLERYPGCRFDFHGHNDYDLAIANVYSAVKAGIQGVHCTINGLGERAGNAPLSSVLAVLHDQLKCQTGIDERKINQVSRVVESYSGVRIPANKPVIGEYVFTQCAGVHADGDSKSNLYYNDLLPERFGRTREYALGKTSGKANIQKNLEALGIELDEESMRKVTDRIIALGDKKEQVTQDDLPYIISDVLKHNIEDQKIRLLNYSLALAQGLHPVAVVKIEIHGKQYEQTATGDGQYDAFVKAVRIIYKQQLGREFPMLTNYTVDIPPGGRTDAFVQTVITWNYHDHTFKTRGLDADQTEAAIQATVKMLNQIEEM, encoded by the coding sequence ATGCGTATAGAGATATTGGATACCACCCTGCGCGACGGCGAGCAGACATCGGGCGTCTCGTTTGCCCCGCAGGAGAAACTGAGTATCGCCCGCCTGCTGCTCTCGGAGTTGCACGTCGACCGCATAGAGATAGCGTCGGCACGCGTATCAGAGGGAGAATTCCAGTCGGTGAAACAGGTATGCGCATGGGCCAACAAGCAGGATTTTCTCAACCGCGTCGAAATCCTCGGATTCATCGACAAGGGCATATCGATACGCTGGATCAAAGAGGCCGGCGGGAAAATCATTAACCTGCTCTGCAAAGGCTCGCTGCGCCACTGCCGCGAACAATTGAAGAAAAGCCCCGAAGAACACATCGCCGACATCATGGCCGAAATCGCCTTGGCTCGGGAAAACGGCATGCAGGTAAACATCTACCTCGAAGACTGGTCGAACGGCATGATACACTCGCCCGAGTATGTCTACCAACTTATGGACGCCTTGCACGGCGAAGAGATAGAGCACTTCATGCTGCCCGACACGCTGGGCATTCTCAACCCCTACCAGTGTTTCGAGTTCTGCACGACCATGCTGGAACGCTACCCCGGCTGCCGCTTCGACTTCCACGGGCACAACGACTACGACCTGGCCATCGCCAACGTCTACTCGGCCGTGAAAGCCGGCATACAGGGCGTACACTGCACCATCAACGGGCTGGGTGAACGCGCCGGCAATGCTCCGCTTTCGAGTGTGCTGGCGGTCCTGCACGACCAGCTGAAATGCCAAACGGGCATCGACGAGCGGAAAATAAACCAGGTAAGCCGCGTGGTCGAGTCATACTCCGGCGTGCGCATTCCCGCCAACAAACCGGTCATCGGAGAGTATGTCTTCACCCAATGCGCCGGCGTACATGCCGACGGCGACAGCAAGAGCAACCTCTACTACAACGACCTGCTGCCCGAACGCTTCGGCCGCACCCGGGAATATGCCCTGGGAAAAACCTCGGGAAAGGCCAACATTCAGAAAAACCTCGAAGCGCTGGGCATCGAACTCGATGAGGAATCGATGCGCAAAGTCACCGACCGCATCATCGCCCTCGGCGACAAAAAAGAACAAGTCACGCAAGACGACCTGCCCTATATCATCTCCGACGTTCTGAAACACAACATCGAAGACCAGAAAATCAGGCTGCTCAATTATTCGCTGGCGTTGGCACAAGGGCTGCACCCGGTAGCCGTGGTGAAAATAGAGATACACGGCAAACAGTATGAACAGACGGCAACGGGCGATGGCCAGTACGACGCCTTCGTAAAGGCCGTGCGCATCATCTACAAGCAACAGCTGGGACGCGAATTCCCGATGCTCACCAACTACACGGTCGACATTCCCCCGGGAGGCCGTACCGACGCTTTCGTGCAAACCGTCATCACCTGGAACTACCACGACCACACGTTCAAGACCCGCGGCCTCGACGCCGACCAAACCGAAGCGGCCATACAGGCCACGGTGAAAATGCTGAACCAAATCGAAGAAATGTAA
- the leuD gene encoding 3-isopropylmalate dehydratase small subunit translates to MKQKFDILTSTCVPLPLENVDTDQIIPARFLKATTREGFGENLFRDWRYNPDGSVNKNFVLNNPTYGGEILVAGKNFGSGSSREHAAWAIADYGFRVVVSSFFADIHKNNELNNFVLPVVVSEPFLKELFDSIFANPKTEVEVNLPAQTITNKTTGRSEHFEINAYKKHCLMNGLDDIDYLLSQKAETESWEQNHNH, encoded by the coding sequence ATGAAACAGAAATTCGATATACTGACAAGTACCTGCGTACCCCTCCCCCTCGAAAACGTAGATACCGACCAAATCATTCCGGCCCGTTTTCTCAAAGCAACCACCCGAGAAGGATTCGGGGAGAATCTTTTCCGGGACTGGCGTTACAATCCCGACGGTTCGGTCAATAAAAATTTCGTACTCAACAACCCCACATACGGCGGAGAGATATTGGTCGCCGGGAAAAACTTCGGGTCAGGGTCGAGCCGCGAACATGCGGCCTGGGCCATTGCCGATTACGGGTTCCGCGTCGTGGTTTCGAGCTTCTTTGCCGACATACACAAGAACAACGAACTCAACAACTTCGTATTGCCTGTCGTGGTGAGTGAGCCGTTCCTGAAAGAGTTGTTCGACTCGATTTTTGCCAACCCGAAAACCGAGGTCGAAGTGAACCTGCCCGCTCAGACCATCACCAACAAAACCACGGGACGGAGCGAACATTTTGAAATCAACGCCTACAAGAAACACTGCCTCATGAACGGTCTCGACGACATCGACTACCTGTTGAGCCAAAAAGCCGAGACCGAATCATGGGAACAGAACCACAACCATTGA
- the leuC gene encoding 3-isopropylmalate dehydratase large subunit — translation MNTLFDKIWDAHVVQKIEDGPTQLYIDRLYCHEVTSPQAFDGLRARGLKCFRPGQIFCMPDHNTPTHDQDKPIEDPVSRKQVDTLARNAEEFGLTHFGMLTPRNGIIHVVGPERGLTLPGMTIVCGDSHTSTHGAMGAIAFGIGTSEVEMVLATQCILQSRPKTMRITIDGTLGKGVTAKDMALYLMSKITTSGATGYFIEYAGEAVRNLSMEGRLTLCNLSIEMGARGGMIAPDETTFAYIKGREYAPQGEAWDKAVAYWKTLKSDDDATFDKELRYAAADIEPMITYGTNPGMGTAITAHIPTTEGMSEVEKSSFEKSMQYMGFKPGEPLLGKKVDYVFLGACTNGRIEDFRAFASLVKGRKKADHIVAWLVPGSWLVDAQIREEGIDKVLQEAGFEIRQPGCSACLAMNDDKVPAGKYAVSTSNRNFEGRQGPGSRTLLASPLVAAAAAVTGVITDPRTLM, via the coding sequence ATGAACACACTTTTCGACAAAATATGGGACGCCCACGTCGTACAGAAAATCGAAGACGGGCCGACCCAACTCTATATCGACCGGCTCTATTGCCATGAGGTAACCAGCCCGCAGGCTTTCGACGGGCTGCGTGCGCGGGGGCTGAAATGTTTCCGCCCCGGGCAGATATTCTGCATGCCCGACCACAACACGCCCACCCACGACCAGGACAAGCCCATCGAAGACCCGGTTTCCCGCAAGCAGGTCGATACGCTGGCCCGCAATGCCGAGGAGTTCGGCCTCACCCACTTCGGCATGCTCACCCCCCGGAACGGCATCATACATGTCGTCGGTCCCGAACGCGGGCTCACCCTCCCGGGCATGACCATCGTGTGCGGCGACTCACACACCTCGACCCACGGGGCAATGGGTGCCATCGCATTCGGCATCGGCACCAGCGAAGTCGAAATGGTACTGGCCACACAGTGTATCCTGCAATCGCGCCCCAAGACCATGCGCATCACCATCGACGGCACTTTGGGCAAAGGCGTCACGGCCAAGGACATGGCGCTGTACCTGATGTCGAAAATCACCACCAGCGGTGCGACGGGCTACTTTATCGAATATGCCGGTGAAGCCGTGCGCAACCTCTCGATGGAGGGTCGCCTCACCTTGTGCAACCTGAGTATCGAAATGGGCGCCCGGGGCGGCATGATAGCTCCCGACGAGACCACCTTCGCCTATATCAAGGGTCGCGAATATGCCCCGCAGGGCGAGGCTTGGGACAAGGCGGTCGCCTACTGGAAAACGCTCAAAAGCGACGACGATGCGACATTCGACAAAGAGCTGCGCTACGCCGCCGCCGACATCGAGCCCATGATTACCTACGGCACCAATCCCGGCATGGGGACAGCCATCACCGCCCATATACCCACCACCGAAGGCATGAGCGAGGTAGAAAAAAGTTCGTTCGAGAAATCGATGCAATATATGGGCTTCAAACCGGGTGAACCGCTGCTCGGGAAAAAAGTCGACTATGTATTCCTCGGTGCCTGCACCAACGGCCGCATCGAAGACTTCCGCGCCTTCGCCTCGCTGGTCAAAGGCCGGAAAAAGGCCGACCACATCGTGGCTTGGCTGGTACCCGGCTCGTGGCTGGTCGACGCGCAGATACGCGAAGAGGGTATCGACAAGGTGCTGCAAGAGGCCGGATTCGAGATACGTCAACCGGGCTGCTCGGCCTGCCTGGCCATGAACGACGACAAGGTGCCGGCCGGCAAATATGCCGTGTCGACCAGCAACCGCAACTTCGAAGGCCGCCAAGGCCCCGGCTCACGCACCCTGCTGGCCAGCCCGCTGGTAGCCGCCGCCGCTGCCGTAACCGGCGTAATCACCGACCCCAGAACGTTGATGTAA